The proteins below come from a single Paracholeplasma manati genomic window:
- the nagA gene encoding N-acetylglucosamine-6-phosphate deacetylase, producing the protein MLNNLYIVLKDQIVFGDLIIQDGKIVNIHVKPEPNNAVKRYVVPGFIDLHIHGASNVDAMDASTYAIEQLALALVKEGTTAFLATTMTQTPLNIENALTSIGHYYQHQNPNGSILLGVHLEGPFIHEGAAGAQPKSCIIPANIGLFEGFNKASGGIIKKVSLAPDIPGSMDLISYLAQKGIVSSIAHTKANYSTVLEAIQRGASSTTHTYNAMSPLHHRDIGVVGAALLHDELTAELILDKIHVSIPAAKLLIKNKGYQNITLITDSMRAKNMPDGLSELGGQSVIISKGEARLNNGSLAGSILRFIDGFKYAINDLGLSLVEVAYMSSTRAAQQLKVDHMMGSIEIGKQANLVILNDHYNIETTLVNGQVVFGG; encoded by the coding sequence ATGCTTAACAACTTATATATCGTCTTAAAAGACCAAATTGTGTTTGGTGACTTAATCATCCAAGATGGCAAAATCGTCAATATCCATGTCAAACCAGAACCCAACAACGCTGTTAAACGCTATGTGGTGCCCGGTTTTATTGATTTACATATCCATGGTGCAAGCAATGTGGACGCGATGGATGCGAGTACATATGCCATTGAACAATTGGCGCTTGCCTTGGTCAAAGAGGGCACCACTGCCTTTCTCGCAACCACCATGACACAAACACCACTCAACATTGAAAATGCATTGACTTCGATTGGACATTATTATCAACATCAAAACCCCAATGGATCCATCCTGTTAGGTGTTCATTTAGAAGGTCCATTTATCCATGAAGGTGCTGCAGGTGCACAACCCAAGTCTTGTATTATTCCTGCGAATATTGGCCTATTTGAAGGGTTTAACAAAGCCTCCGGCGGAATTATCAAAAAAGTTTCTCTAGCCCCAGATATCCCTGGTTCTATGGACCTCATCAGCTATTTAGCTCAAAAAGGGATTGTTTCATCCATCGCACATACCAAAGCCAACTATTCTACAGTATTAGAAGCCATTCAACGTGGGGCTTCATCCACCACCCATACCTACAATGCGATGTCGCCTTTACATCACCGTGATATCGGTGTGGTCGGTGCAGCCTTGTTACACGATGAATTGACGGCTGAATTGATTTTAGATAAAATCCATGTTTCCATTCCAGCGGCTAAACTATTGATTAAGAATAAGGGTTATCAAAATATCACGTTGATCACCGATTCGATGCGTGCTAAAAATATGCCCGATGGTTTATCTGAACTCGGCGGTCAATCGGTCATCATTTCAAAGGGTGAAGCACGACTAAATAATGGTAGTCTTGCAGGATCCATCCTACGATTTATCGATGGGTTCAAATACGCAATAAATGATCTAGGATTATCATTGGTTGAGGTCGCTTATATGTCATCGACCAGAGCAGCTCAACAACTTAAAGTTGATCATATGATGGGTTCGATTGAGATTGGCAAGCAAGCAAATTTAGTCATTTTAAATGACCACTATAACATTGAAACCACCTTGGTCAATGGCCAGGT